The following are encoded in a window of Cyprinus carpio isolate SPL01 chromosome B18, ASM1834038v1, whole genome shotgun sequence genomic DNA:
- the LOC109110204 gene encoding homeobox protein six1-like isoform X1 has product MAMGFSPEQVACVCEVLLQSGSMDRLSSFLCSFPSNSSSSSVYLGMAQSQESVLKARAAVAFHHCRFTELYTLLEENTFSPRSHPLLQQLWLRAHYMEAELQRGRPLGAVGKYRIRRKFPLPRTIWDGEETSYCFKEKSRSVLREWYCRKPYPSPREKRDLAAATGLTATQVSNWFKNRRQRDRAATSRQGTSAGAFLSSDEELSPPASPSTLFSCSQQLSAHPPPLRHLGPHTTEINAIEYRSNKKTTFGNLNVLYFLYMNYPFWKDNIIEIGVFVSHSCLCVSSRLCKQHKKKSQGIGLHFFSLLCSCVC; this is encoded by the exons ATGGCGATGGGCTTCTCCCCAGAGCAGGTGGCCTGTGTTTGTGAGGTTCTTCTCCAGAGTGGAAGCATGGATCGCTTGTCCTCGTTCTTATGCTCTTTCCCTTCCAATTCCTCATCGTCCAGTGTGTATCTGGGAATGGCTCAGAGTCAAGAGAGCGTGCTGAAAGCACGTGCTGCGGTCGCCTTCCACCACTGTCGTTTCACTGAGCTCTACACCTTGTTAGAGGAGAACACGTTCTCCCCACGCAGTCACCCTCTCCTCCAGCAGCTCTGGCTCCGGGCTCACTACATGGAGGCTGAATTGCAGAGGGGCCGCCCTCTTGGGGCCGTGGGGAAGTACCGCATCCGCCGCAAGTTCCCTCTTCCTCGTACCATCTGGGATGGAGAAGAGACCAGCTACTGTTTCAAG GAAAAGTCTCGCAGTGTATTGAGAGAGTGGTACTGCAGAAAGCCGTACCCTTCGCCACGAGAGAAACGAGATTTGGCTGCAGCCACTGGACTCACTGCTACACAAGTCAGCAACTGGTTCAAGAACCGACGACAGCGGGACAGAGCTGCGACCAGCCGTCAGGG AACCTCAGCAGGAGCGTTCCTGAGCTCTGATGAGGAGCTCTCACCGCCAGCGAGTCCCAGCACACTCTTCTCCTGCTCCCAGCAGCTCTCTGCCCACCCGCCCCCTCTCCGCCACCTGGGACCACACACTACTGAAATCAATGCAATAGAATAcaggtcaaataaaaaaacaacatttggtAATTTAAACGTGCTGTATTTTTTGTACATGAATTATCCCTTCTGGAAAGACAACATAATTGAAATAGGTGTCTTTGTAAGTCACAGCTGTCTCTGTGTGAGCTCTAGACTCTGTaagcagcataaaaaaaagaGTCAGGGAATAGGTCTACACTTTTTTAGCCTTTTATGCAGTTGTGTTTGCTGA
- the LOC109110204 gene encoding homeobox protein six1-like isoform X2, giving the protein MAMGFSPEQVACVCEVLLQSGSMDRLSSFLCSFPSNSSSSSVYLGMAQSQESVLKARAAVAFHHCRFTELYTLLEENTFSPRSHPLLQQLWLRAHYMEAELQRGRPLGAVGKYRIRRKFPLPRTIWDGEETSYCFKEKSRSVLREWYCRKPYPSPREKRDLAAATGLTATQVSNWFKNRRQRDRAATSRQGRTSAGAFLSSDEELSPPASPSTLFSCSQQLSAHPPPLRHLGPHTTEINAIEYRSNKKTTFGNLNVLYFLYMNYPFWKDNIIEIGVFVSHSCLCVSSRLCKQHKKKSQGIGLHFFSLLCSCVC; this is encoded by the exons ATGGCGATGGGCTTCTCCCCAGAGCAGGTGGCCTGTGTTTGTGAGGTTCTTCTCCAGAGTGGAAGCATGGATCGCTTGTCCTCGTTCTTATGCTCTTTCCCTTCCAATTCCTCATCGTCCAGTGTGTATCTGGGAATGGCTCAGAGTCAAGAGAGCGTGCTGAAAGCACGTGCTGCGGTCGCCTTCCACCACTGTCGTTTCACTGAGCTCTACACCTTGTTAGAGGAGAACACGTTCTCCCCACGCAGTCACCCTCTCCTCCAGCAGCTCTGGCTCCGGGCTCACTACATGGAGGCTGAATTGCAGAGGGGCCGCCCTCTTGGGGCCGTGGGGAAGTACCGCATCCGCCGCAAGTTCCCTCTTCCTCGTACCATCTGGGATGGAGAAGAGACCAGCTACTGTTTCAAG GAAAAGTCTCGCAGTGTATTGAGAGAGTGGTACTGCAGAAAGCCGTACCCTTCGCCACGAGAGAAACGAGATTTGGCTGCAGCCACTGGACTCACTGCTACACAAGTCAGCAACTGGTTCAAGAACCGACGACAGCGGGACAGAGCTGCGACCAGCCGTCAGGG CAGAACCTCAGCAGGAGCGTTCCTGAGCTCTGATGAGGAGCTCTCACCGCCAGCGAGTCCCAGCACACTCTTCTCCTGCTCCCAGCAGCTCTCTGCCCACCCGCCCCCTCTCCGCCACCTGGGACCACACACTACTGAAATCAATGCAATAGAATAcaggtcaaataaaaaaacaacatttggtAATTTAAACGTGCTGTATTTTTTGTACATGAATTATCCCTTCTGGAAAGACAACATAATTGAAATAGGTGTCTTTGTAAGTCACAGCTGTCTCTGTGTGAGCTCTAGACTCTGTaagcagcataaaaaaaagaGTCAGGGAATAGGTCTACACTTTTTTAGCCTTTTATGCAGTTGTGTTTGCTGA
- the tmem123 gene encoding porimin, which produces MRADSEDSFFFPVFHDCRLVLELYDFSLFVKKMNRCLCFIFIHSCLLLPSDRRAVQAHSAEGKTSVTRSNMSNNSTLLPKAEPITPTEPSVKHISIESKCLISASTGVPPSNPTAGPRFHAGSFIGGMMLAFIIILVVTLGYRLACSQREVRYRVIEEHDAII; this is translated from the exons ATGAGGGCAGACTCAGAAGACAGCTTTTTTTTCCCCGTCTTTCATGACTGTCGGTTAGTTTTGGAACTTTATGACTTTAGTTTATTCGTAAAGAAAATGAACCGCTGTTTGTGTTTCATCTTCATTCACTCCTGTCTGCTTTTGCCATCGG ACAGGAGAGCTGTCCAGGCTCATTCAGCTGAAGGAAAGACTTCAGTGACTAGATCGAACATGTCCAACAATTCAACGTTACTGCCCAAAGCTGAACCCATCACCCCAACTGAACCGTCTGTGAAGCACATCTCAATAGAGAGCAAATGCCTGATTTCTGCATCGACAG GTGTTCCTCCTAGTAACCCAACAGCAGGTCCTCGCTTCCATGCGGGTAGTTTCATTGGCGGTATGATGCTGGCCTTTATTATCATACTGGTCGTCACTCTGGGCTATAGGTTGGCTTGCTCACAACGGGAAGTGCGCTACAGAGTCAT TGAGGAACATGATGCCATCATTTAA
- the LOC109073039 gene encoding tubulin-folding cofactor B — protein MDGSVTVITNPTVSVRVTSTVSDFEANRRFNRGITIAEFKSKLELIVGTPAAFMDLELFSTSDKFLQKLDNNEALLGSYHVDDDCRIHVTDCSGTQSGEFTDLSKVEKFEISDEAYEKRADSIRNFKKNMKLGRFNEENRAKQEEALAKKEEEEKAAAESIAVGNRCKVQVPGQPTKIGTVMFVGTVDFKPGYWVGVKYDEPLGKNDGSVNGKHYFKCEPKYGAFVKPLSVTVGDFPEEDYGLDEM, from the exons ATGGACGGGAGCGTGACAGTCATCACCAACCCCACCGTGTCCGTGCGGGTCACCAGCACCGTCAGCGACTTCGAGGCGAACCGGAGATTCAACCGAGGAATAACGATCGCAGAGTTTAAG agtAAACTGGAGCTGATTGTGGGCACCCCAGCTGCCTTTATGGACCTTGAGCTATTTAGCACTTCAGACAAGTTCTTACAGAAGCTAGACAACAATGAAGCGCTGCTCGGCTCCTATCATGTGGATGATGACTGCAGAATACAT GTGACAGACTGCAGTGGTACGCAAAGCGGGGAGTTCACTGATTTGTCAAAGGTTGAGAAATTTGAGATCTCTGATGAAGCCTATGAAAAAAGGGCAG aCTCGATACGGAACTTCAAGAAGAATATGAAGTTAGGTCGATTTAATGAGGAAAACAGGGCCAAGCAAGAAGAGGCTCTTGCTaagaaagaagaggaagagaaggcGGCTGCTGAATCCATTGCTGTTGGGAACCGCTGCAAAGTTCAAGTTCCTGGGCAACCTACCAAGATTGGCACTGTTATGTTTGTTG gTACAGTAGATTTCAAACCAGGCTACTGGGTTGGTGTGAAATATGATGAGCCGCTGGGGAAGAATGATGGCAG TGTGAATgggaaacattattttaagtgTGAGCCAAAATATGGCGCCTTCGTGAAGCCCCTCTCAGTAACTGTGGGAGACTTCCCTGAAGAGGACTATGGTTTGGATGAGATGTAA
- the LOC109073036 gene encoding homeobox protein SIX5-like, with protein MASLSLESTEQTENGPKESTQEEAKVKEEIDPDEVSEQLLQSFQNAALSFSTDQVACLCEALLQAGNVDRLWRFLSTIPPSADLLRGNETLLKAQALVAFHREEFNKLYAILDSHDFHPNNHGFLQDLYLKARYKEAETSRGRSLGAVDKYRLRKKFPLPKTIWDGEETVYCFKEKSRNALKECYLINRYPTPVEKKNLAKVTGLSLTQVSNWFKNRRQRDRTPSGTNSKSESDGNHSTEDEASKGDLDDIADKPAAQETGSSNASLISLSGAPCSTGQLILNSTGGFLTSSHPLLLNGSPILSGAGTGVIINGLTLSDGHTVTLSPVTANAPLLLNGAQVIPKDDRGINDIEAQGSLPTVVLNPQASLTNTIPLSLSEDAKTASSNVSPLDFISLPEALKNPDNTQSLLTNSVTSPIISTSVISPTSLSSVALVPNSIPASTTGSMSSVISSPMVPLLPTQPPEIVVIGKAESQSPIRSSISSTQVLSLPQVVPSIQGIPVSQLMQHPSGATVSSCPQLVPVSPVNSQLPQVPIPHFQTQTLHIGPRFAQAHPQNGSNTLSTSSALSLPQMADGQITQVLTPQLGDESTSHTLPQIQTSMGTQVIPISSPTQVVPISQTKDSGQPQLVPLSLPQLMPVSSIAGTPTGTLSFPQVVPGTPSLSIPSPGGAFQILTSGSGTGLSVAQGPIRLSPIGPPQSVPTGTIPGVQLLNSGVIQLPSASPGNILLAGGIGGSPILSVQNGKLILTIPAGIQFASMPVKSVPDNLVSNTLDPQTSPVHPLENQPAPSLTALTSNSLQSSPLGFVGSSTLYCSPEPGTIANPTPGASPDTPDSSSTPTPTSVLQFQQTLSPDSMLPLSPICSGVATGHQLSQLAWSPVPLSSSAGLTLFDMRGKGDLPEDPALLGLPGGESLLLGTPPPGEDVERDSQLDEVEDMDGDSKILTQLQSVPVDDDLGL; from the exons atggctTCCTTGTCTTTGGAGTCCACAGAACAAACTGAAAACGGCCCGAAGGAGTCCACGCAAGAGGAAGCCAAAGTGAAAGAGGAGATTGATCCGGACGAAGTTTCGGAACAACTGCTCCAAAGCTTCCAGAACGCGGCGCTCAGTTTTTCCACCGATCAAGTCGCGTGTCTGTGCGAAGCGCTCCTGCAAGCGGGCAATGTGGATCGCCTGTGGAGATTCCTCTCCACCATCCCTCCTTCGGCCGATCTGCTACGTGGCAACGAGACCCTACTGAAGGCCCAGGCTCTGGTTGCTTTCCACCGGGAGGAGTTCAACAAGTTGTACGCCATCCTGGACAGTCATGACTTCCACCCGAATAACCATGGGTTCCTTCAAGACCTCTACTTGAAGGCGCGCTACAAGGAGGCTGAGACGTCCCGGGGTCGCAGTCTGGGCGCCGTGGATAAATATCGACTGCGCAAAAAGTTTCCTTTGCCCAAAACTATTTGGGACGGAGAGGAGACGGTGTACTGCTTCAAGGAGAAGTCGCGCAATGCTCTCAAGGAGTGTTATTTGATCAACAGGTATCCCACCCCGGTCGAGAAGAAGAATTTAGCCAAAGTCACCGGACTTTCTTTGACTCAAGTCAGCAACTGGTTCAAGAATCGCCGGCAGAGGGACCGGACCCCCTCCGGTACCAACAGCAAAAG TGAATCTGATGGAAACCACAGTACAGAAGATGAAGCCAGCAAGGGAGATCTGGATGATATTGCTGACAAACCTGCTGCTCAAGAGACAGGCAGCTCAAATGCTTCTCTTATATCACTCTCTGGGGCTCCTTGCAGTACTGGTCAGCTTATTCTCAACAGCACCGGGGGATTCCTTACAAGCTCTCATCCACTGCTGCTCAATGGGAGCCCTATACTCTCAGGGGCAGGAACGGGGGTCATCATCAATGGGCTGACACTGAGCGATGGCCACACAGTCACTCTCAGTCCTGTTACAGCTAATGCACCATTGCTACTAAATGGAGCTCAAGTAATCCCCAAAGATGACCGGGGCATCAATGATATAGAGGCCCAAGGCAGCCTGCCCACTGTGGTTCTGAATCCCCAAGCCAGTCTAACTAACACAATACCTCTCTCGCTCAGCGAGGATGCAAAAACAGCCAGCAGCAACGTCTCTCCATTGGATTTCATCAGTCTTCCAGAGGCCTTGAAGAATCCAGATAACACTCAGTCACTGCTTACAAACTCAGTGACCTCACCCATCATCTCTACTTCTGTCATCTCTCCCACATCTCTTTCTTCGGTGGCACTGGTCCCAAATAGTATTCCTGCATCAACAACTGGCTCCATGAGTTCAGTCATCTCCAGTCCCATGGTGCCACTACTGCCCACACAGCCACCTGAAATTGTTGTAATAGGAAAAGCCGAGTCTCAGTCACCAATTCGCAGCTCCATCTCTAGCACTCAGGTGCTGTCTTTACCCCAGGTGGTTCCATCAATACAGGGCATTCCAGTTTCTCAACTGATGCAGCATCCATCTGGGGCCACAGTGTCATCCTGCCCCCAGCTTGTTCCAGTCTCCCCGGTCAATTCACAGTTACCCCAAGTCCCTATTCCTCATTTTCAGACACAGACCTTGCACATTGGTCCAAGATTTGCACAAGCACACCCCCAAAATGGCTCGAACACATTAAGCACCAGTAGTGCTTTATCACTCCCCCAGATGGCTGATGGGCAGATTACACAAGTGCTTACACCTCAGCTAGGAGACGAATCTACTTCACATACCCTTCCACAAATACAGACCTCCATGGGAACACAAGTCATTCCCATCTCCTCGCCGACTCAAGTTGTGCCCATATCCCAAACCAAAGACTCGGGCCAACCTCAGCTGGTCCCCCTGTCACTGCCCCAACTTATGCCTGTGTCATCCATTGCGGGAACTCCAACTGGAACCCTGTCCTTTCCTCAGGTGGTCCCAGGAACACCATCTCTCTCCATTCCGTCCCCTGGAGGTGCTTTCCAGATTCTGACCTCTGGATCTGGAACAGGATTGAGTGTTGCCCAAGGACCAATACGCCTTAGTCCAATAGGGCCTCCTCAGAGTGTCCCTACTGGTACCATCCCAGGTGTTCAGCTTCTCAACTCTGGGGTGATTCAGTTACCTTCTGCCTCTCCAG gCAACATCCTACTAGCAGGTGGCATTGGGGGCAGCCCCATCCTAAGTGTTCAAAATGGCAAACTCATCCTCACTATCCCAGCTGGTATCCAGTTCGCCAGCATGCCTGTCAAGTCCGTCCCAGACAATTTGGTCTCAAATACCCTTGATCCTCAAACCTCACCTGTACATCCACTTGAAAATCAACCAGCACCTTCACTCACTGCTCTAACCTCAAATTCACTACAATCATCTCCTTTGGGGTTTGTTGGCTCCTCTACACTTTACTGCAGCCCTGAGCCAGGAACAATTGCCAACCCAACCCCAGGAGCCTCTCCTGACACCCCAGACTCTTCTAGCACTCCCACTCCTACAAGTGTCCTACAATTCCAGCAGACCCTTAGCCCTGATAGCATGCTCCCACTCAGTCCAATATGTAGCGGTGTGGCAACTGGCCACCAACTCTCCCAGCTAGCCTGGAGCCCTGTCCCGCTGTCCTCCTCTGCTGGTCTGACATTATTTGACATGCGTGGGAAAGGAGATCTTCCAGAGGACCCTGCTTTGTTAGGATTGCCAGGAGGAGAATCCCTACTGTTGGGCACTCCTCCTCCAGGCGAAGATGTAGAGAGAGATTCTCAACTGGATGAGGTGGAGGACATGGATGGGGACTCGAAAATTCTGACACAACTTCAGTCTGTCCCTGTGGATGATGATCTGGGTTTGTAA